One Coffea eugenioides isolate CCC68of chromosome 2, Ceug_1.0, whole genome shotgun sequence genomic window, GTCAACTAACCTATCTGAGATGTATAGTACAGCCCGCCTTTCTCCTCTTTCGCTTACCTATTTCCATTATTGCTTGGAGAACGGGGTTTATACTGTCCATTTGCACTTTGCTGAGATACTATTTATCAATGACAATACATATAGCAGTCTTGGAAGGCGAATCTTTGATATTTATATACAGGTAATTTCCACATTAGAGTGCATGCCTCAAGGTATTCGTGAAGTATATTAAAGTCCTCTTTTCATTCAGGATAAGTTAGTGCAGAAGGATTTTAATATTGAAGACGAGGCTCTGGGAGCTCAAAAGCCTTTGATAAAGCAATTTAATGCAACTGTGAAGAATAATATTCTGGAAATCCGATTTTATTGGGCTGGCAAAGGAACCACAAGGATACCAAACAGAGGTGTTTATGGCCCCCTTGTATCAGCTATTTCTGTCAATCCTAGTAAGTATATGAAGTGGAATTTTTGCATTATTGCAACGTGTTCCTATTAAAGAAGGGGATGGATTTCAACATCTTGGTCCATAACTTTGTGAAACATGCTTTATTTAGTAATttaaattgatttgatataacTAAATCACACATTTTTATCCACAATTTTGTAGAGGACTTAATTTTGCTTCTGGAAGTATAGATAAGATCTTTTTTTTCAAGTTATATGCACTGATGCAGTTTAGTAGTAGATAATGAACCTTATATCGTCATGCTTTGCTTTTAGTTGATACCTGATTTCATTGATATATGCGTCCCAGTGACTGATAGATCTTTCAAAGTGAAGGCAAAATTTAAATACTTTCAGTAATCTGTTACCTATCAGAAGATAGACTAATAAACAAATTTATGGTGATCCATTATAACTTAGATGTCTGGTAGCATAATCTCTATAAGAATCTTTAGCTTCTAAAAGTACAGTCTCATTTTTGTAAAAAGGTTCAGAATTTATACCATTAAGCAACCATAAACACCATAATGTCTGATAAACTACAAAATCTCTCAAGGAagtaaatttaaatcaaaagcAAGATCGGTGTTGTTGACATGGGAATGGTGCAATGGAGTACTTCTCTGTAGCTAGTTAGAAGGTAAAAGGAAAGTGATTTTTATGTATTGAAGAACAACCTCCCCCTATTCAACCCCATACAGGGATAAACTACAACATAGCTTCTTTTGGCATATAAAGAGATGTACAGCACAAAAGCATCTTTTGCTTCCCATCAGACTATTTATGACATTCTAAGTTAGGAGATGTCCCACTTCCAAAATTCAACTTGCTGGTTGTGGCTACAATCTGCTTAAACCTGGATGGCTGAAATGAAAGCACCAAGAACTCTAGCTCTTTAAAAAGTTAATGAATCCAGAAGTGAATGCTTAGACAATTATTGCTGCTAGTTATCTTTTTTTATTTACCATATTTTGCAGTGCAAATGTGTGAGGTAGATCTCAGTAATATGCTTGATCTTCCAAATCTTGGGAGCTTGACAAAATATTTGGTTATTTCAtatctcttcttttccttttcatcaccagtaaaatatttttcattgcCCTGCAGATTTTAAATCTTGCTCAGATGGGAACAAGAAAAATTTAACTGTTTATGTTAGTGTTGGAGTAGTGGTAGCACTCTTGGTCATTGTGTCAACACTTGCTATTCTTTGGTGGAAAGGTTATTTGCATGgatggaagaggaaagaaaaaggtAATCACTCATCtatattttgtttcaaaaaatctTTTTTGTTCATTTGACTTGCAAAATTATTCTGAGTAATACATTCATCTCTGCCACTATTGCAAGCTTGTGACCAAAGTGGAAGAAGACTATACTGCAACACTTGCATAGAATCATGCTTAGATTGATGAAGCTATGCATCTAAAGGACTGATGAATTAAAATTACTggctttttttgtttttaattgtAACTTGATATGTATAAAGATCTTCTTTCTGGCATCTATTGAAAGATAGACAGCTTTTCATTTGCAATGTTGCAGCTTGCGCATAGCCATCTTCTGTGAATATGGTATCCTTAGATAAATGGGGTTTTTATGTTCTTCCCACACTATATTATTTTACTTCCtgtttcccaaatcaataactTGTAAGTGAAGGGTAATGCAAAATATTGTTCTTTTAACAGATTTTGATGGACTAGAGCTGCAAATGGTTTGTTTTACTCTCAAACAACTTAAAGTTGCTAGTAAAAACTTCGATACAATGAATAAGATTGGAGAAGGTGGTTTTGGTCCAGTTTACAAGGTATAGGAGAAACTAATTATCTTTTATTAGTTTGCTTCTTTGTGGACACTAAAAACATAAGCTTGTGCAGGGTTTGTTACCTGATGGAACTGTAATCGCTGTCAAGCAACTATCATCTAAATCAAAACAAGGAAATCGAGAATTCTTGAATGAGATTGGCATGATTTCTTGTTTGCAGCACCCTAATCTTGTTAAACTTCATGGTTGTTGCATTGAAGGAGTTCAGTTAATGCTGGTCTATGAGTACATGGAAAACAACAGTCTTGCCCGTGCTCTGTTTGGTTAGTCTTTGTTTCTGCTATGTAATCTTTGCATTTGGCTTGTATATAATTTCTCCATGCGGATCTCATTGGGTgattaattttttgaataaagaatcTGATGACAGTCAGATATTACTGGATTGGCCGACAAGGTTCAAGATTGCTGTGGGGATTGCTAAAGGTTTATCTTTTCTCCATGAAGAATCAAGTGTAAAAATTGTTCACAGAGATATCAAAGCAACTAATGTGCTGCTTGATAGAGACTTGAATCCGAAGATATCAGACTTTGGGTTGGCTAGGCTGAATGAAGATGAGAAGACTCATATCAGCACAAGAATCGCCGGAACAATGTGAGTTGACCTTGTACTTGTGGGCATCCTTGAAATTATTTTACCTGTTTACCTTGGCTCATGAATGAGGCAGCATAATTGGTTAAGCTTTTTGAAACCTGAAGGCTGAAAATTGTATTGCTACTCTGTCTACCATTCTTGCAGAGGTTATATGGCACCTGAATATGCTTTATGGGGTTACTTGACATATAAGGCAGATGTTTATAGCTATGGAGTAGTGGCATTGGAAATTGTTAGTGGCAAGAACAACAACAGTTACATGCCAAGTAACAACTTCATGTGTCTACTGGATTGGGTATGTTTATAATGTAACAACCTGCTAGTTTGTTTTGATACTGAAGTATTTCAGTCCTCAAAACTTGGTTGATCAGTGAACGTTTGAACTTTACCTTGTAGGCCTGTCACTTGCAACATAGTAAAAAGTACGAGGAGCTTCTGGATAGGAGGTTAGGGTTGCAAGTAAACGAAGAAGAAGTCGATAGATTGGTGAAAGTtgcactcttgtgtacaaatgCTTCTGCTTCACTCAGGCCTACAATGTCAGAGGTGGTGAGCATGCTTGAAGGGCAGATGGCTATTCCGGATGCAATCCCAGAAACAAGTACATATACTGAAGATCTGCGGTTCAAAGCCATGAGAGATTTTCACCGCGAAAAGCAAACTCACAGTCTTACCGAAAGCCGAACTCAAAACTCAACGACAATACAAACCGATTTGGGTTCATCTTCTACTTCAAATGCTGAGTTGTTTGAAATCAATCCAGACAAATTATGACACCAAATCTTTTGACATTTTTGCCATGCACCTTCTGGCCTAGCCTCTGCAGCTGTACCGACTGGTTGCCACTTGTCACGCTCAGAACTCATAAAACCTCAGGCTGGTGGAGATTGATTACATGTATCCTTTAAAGCCAATCCATGAAAAAGATTCAACATAGAGAGCTTCCATATTTGTTAAGTGCTGCTAGTATTGTTAACTGGTGTACATTATCTTAAAGGGCAGTCATGTTGTCCTTTATTTTTGTCAGATTACTGTTTGCTGGGAGTGCAGCAACAACATCATGTACATTTCCTGTTCGTATTTGAGGGATCAGAGCAGTGCTATCACTTTCTGGATGACAATTTGTTGTACAATCTGTAAATTTGTGTGCGGCACTAAACATGTAAGATTATTATCTCCAATTAAAATTTGGAATATTTAAGTATTTATTTGAACAGAGTTCTTTGTGTTACATCAGTGTTCTTTCATTGATCTAGTTTTCAAGCTCCGTTTCCTGTTTCTGAATAGAATTTCTGAGCAGTATTATAGATTTTTGACCTTGTTTTCCCCTTAATTGTTTGGTGCTTTTATTGTTTCCAGATAAAGTTTCTCACCAATATTGCtaaatttcctttttgtttctgGTGACTTGTAAATGTTTCCATGACCTTGTGCCAATCATCATttgctctttcttttctttatcttcttttcctttctttttttatggTAAGTTCTTAATGTTTTTGGCAAATTAAATGGCAAACGAATTACAAATGACAATATGacaattttgttttaacttaCTCTGATATCACCGAGAGAGGAGGGCAATATCATTTCTCTGACTTTATATAtacttttggtattttctttttcttgttttctgaaAACTGCACGCCTTTCTTTTAGAATTATATATCTTTTTGCTTGCTTTTGCAAGGAGACCTTAGAAATGGCTATGGTATAGGAGTTGTAGCTTTGACGAATGTTCAAGATGGAATGTAAAGCAGGACAAGTAGT contains:
- the LOC113761731 gene encoding probable LRR receptor-like serine/threonine-protein kinase RFK1 isoform X1, whose amino-acid sequence is MDSRMAATSWTLLAFSLFMLLGFSQSRVPQEEEDALQKIVTTMGATYWKFNADNCSIEMVGITPEAPRGSENDVECECDSSNNTVCHVTKLILKRYNLPGVLPSELVNLPYIRDIDFAYNYLHGTIPSEWSSAQLTSISVIANRLSGEIPKELGNVTTLTSLNLEANNFSGAVPSELGKLTNLQTLFLSSNGFTGKLPTSFSRLMNLTDFRINDNNFTGPIPEFLQNWQKLARLEMHATGLQGPIPANISLLNNLSELRISDIAGPTQGFPLISNLTGIVRLVFRNCSISGEIPAYIWRMRKLEMLDVSFNNLTGEIPNNIDPRISLKFLFLTGNRLSGTVPDSILKEGSNIDLSYNNFTWQDPERATCRPNMNLYINLFRSSSTTNTLRNILPCARDVTCPTYRCSLHVNCGGNDFNANEGKRKVLYEGDAGVDGGSARYFRSSSNYWGFSSTGDFMDDDNYQNTRFIATVQSTNLSEMYSTARLSPLSLTYFHYCLENGVYTVHLHFAEILFINDNTYSSLGRRIFDIYIQDKLVQKDFNIEDEALGAQKPLIKQFNATVKNNILEIRFYWAGKGTTRIPNRGVYGPLVSAISVNPNFKSCSDGNKKNLTVYVSVGVVVALLVIVSTLAILWWKGYLHGWKRKEKDFDGLELQMVCFTLKQLKVASKNFDTMNKIGEGGFGPVYKGLLPDGTVIAVKQLSSKSKQGNREFLNEIGMISCLQHPNLVKLHGCCIEGVQLMLVYEYMENNSLARALFESDDSQILLDWPTRFKIAVGIAKGLSFLHEESSVKIVHRDIKATNVLLDRDLNPKISDFGLARLNEDEKTHISTRIAGTIGYMAPEYALWGYLTYKADVYSYGVVALEIVSGKNNNSYMPSNNFMCLLDWACHLQHSKKYEELLDRRLGLQVNEEEVDRLVKVALLCTNASASLRPTMSEVVSMLEGQMAIPDAIPETSTYTEDLRFKAMRDFHREKQTHSLTESRTQNSTTIQTDLGSSSTSNAELFEINPDKL
- the LOC113761731 gene encoding probable LRR receptor-like serine/threonine-protein kinase RFK1 isoform X2, coding for MDSRMAATSWTLLAFSLFMLLGFSQSRVPQEEEDALQKIVTTMGATYWKFNADNCSIEMVGITPEAPRGSENDVECECDSSNNTVCHVTKLILKRYNLPGVLPSELVNLPYIRDIDFAYNYLHGTIPSEWSSAQLTSISVIANRLSGEIPKELGNVTTLTSLNLEANNFSGAVPSELGKLTNLQTLFLSSNGFTGKLPTSFSRLMNLTDFRINDNNFTGPIPEFLQNWQKLARLEMHATGLQGPIPANISLLNNLSELRISDIAGPTQGFPLISNLTGIVRLVFRNCSISGEIPAYIWRMRKLEMLFLTGNRLSGTVPDSILKEGSNIDLSYNNFTWQDPERATCRPNMNLYINLFRSSSTTNTLRNILPCARDVTCPTYRCSLHVNCGGNDFNANEGKRKVLYEGDAGVDGGSARYFRSSSNYWGFSSTGDFMDDDNYQNTRFIATVQSTNLSEMYSTARLSPLSLTYFHYCLENGVYTVHLHFAEILFINDNTYSSLGRRIFDIYIQDKLVQKDFNIEDEALGAQKPLIKQFNATVKNNILEIRFYWAGKGTTRIPNRGVYGPLVSAISVNPNFKSCSDGNKKNLTVYVSVGVVVALLVIVSTLAILWWKGYLHGWKRKEKDFDGLELQMVCFTLKQLKVASKNFDTMNKIGEGGFGPVYKGLLPDGTVIAVKQLSSKSKQGNREFLNEIGMISCLQHPNLVKLHGCCIEGVQLMLVYEYMENNSLARALFESDDSQILLDWPTRFKIAVGIAKGLSFLHEESSVKIVHRDIKATNVLLDRDLNPKISDFGLARLNEDEKTHISTRIAGTIGYMAPEYALWGYLTYKADVYSYGVVALEIVSGKNNNSYMPSNNFMCLLDWACHLQHSKKYEELLDRRLGLQVNEEEVDRLVKVALLCTNASASLRPTMSEVVSMLEGQMAIPDAIPETSTYTEDLRFKAMRDFHREKQTHSLTESRTQNSTTIQTDLGSSSTSNAELFEINPDKL